A single window of bacterium DNA harbors:
- a CDS encoding AAA family ATPase has product MYEQYWGLKESPFNLTPDPRFLYLSRKHEDALMMLHYAITRNKGAACLIGDIGFGKTTISRKLLELLDPVQYKVVLIVNPLLSPIQMLKEILTQLGVETSSRNRQALLHELQTKLLSYYEGGQRVVVIVDEAHLIKSVASLEELRLLLNCQMNDQFLLSLLLIGQIEMRKMIEKVPALKQRLAVRYELQALDQQETAEMIDYRLRAACFSSEQSPFSPDAVFEIHKYTNGCPRMVCQLADNALMVAMAQKYQKIDGFAMHSIIQSFDGKEW; this is encoded by the coding sequence ATGTACGAACAATACTGGGGACTTAAGGAGTCACCCTTTAACCTGACCCCAGATCCGCGTTTTCTTTATCTGAGCCGCAAGCATGAGGACGCGTTGATGATGCTGCATTACGCTATCACGCGTAATAAAGGGGCCGCGTGTTTGATCGGCGATATTGGTTTTGGGAAGACTACCATCAGTCGTAAACTACTCGAGTTATTGGATCCTGTCCAATACAAAGTGGTTTTGATTGTCAATCCTCTTTTGAGCCCTATCCAGATGCTCAAAGAGATTCTCACTCAGTTGGGGGTAGAAACCTCCTCCCGAAACCGACAAGCTCTGCTTCATGAGTTGCAAACAAAGCTTCTTAGTTATTATGAAGGCGGTCAAAGGGTTGTTGTCATTGTTGATGAAGCTCATCTTATAAAAAGCGTCGCCTCTTTGGAGGAGTTAAGACTGCTCCTTAACTGTCAGATGAACGATCAGTTCTTGTTAAGCTTGCTTCTTATCGGCCAAATAGAGATGCGCAAGATGATTGAAAAGGTACCGGCGCTTAAACAGCGTTTAGCGGTCCGATATGAATTACAGGCGCTTGACCAACAAGAGACTGCGGAGATGATAGATTATCGCCTGCGTGCTGCTTGTTTTTCCAGCGAACAATCGCCTTTTAGCCCAGATGCGGTTTTTGAGATTCATAAGTACACGAATGGCTGCCCACGAATGGTTTGTCAGCTCGCAGATAACGCCCTTATGGTAGCGATGGCGCAAAAGTACCAGAAGATCGATGGGTTTGCAATGCATTCAATTATTCAGTCTTTTGACGGGAAGGAGTGGTAA
- a CDS encoding helix-turn-helix domain-containing protein — MSLVDAIRQAAARQTTPGYTTTPAPMPSPVESFQTPVEPPVDVDIRLASHIENTPTASHGVMRLELLLSPEQLHELLRGLLNGAHAVFTLREASHYLRMTTSALTAFAESGQVPAFMIENKWRFSKAALDEWMGQHGRIAQAQAEINTEAKNAD, encoded by the coding sequence ATGTCATTAGTTGATGCAATTAGACAGGCCGCTGCTCGGCAAACAACGCCAGGTTATACAACTACCCCGGCGCCTATGCCATCACCTGTCGAATCATTCCAAACGCCCGTAGAACCCCCAGTCGATGTCGATATCAGATTGGCGTCTCATATCGAAAATACGCCAACAGCTTCGCATGGGGTTATGCGGCTTGAATTATTACTCAGCCCTGAGCAGCTTCATGAGTTGCTTCGAGGCCTACTAAATGGAGCGCACGCGGTGTTTACACTTCGCGAGGCCTCTCACTACTTGCGTATGACTACCTCCGCTCTGACAGCGTTTGCTGAATCAGGTCAGGTGCCAGCTTTCATGATCGAGAACAAGTGGCGTTTCTCTAAAGCCGCACTCGATGAATGGATGGGGCAGCATGGACGAATTGCTCAAGCTCAGGCGGAAATAAACACGGAGGCAAAAAATGCCGATTAG